One segment of uncultured Propionivibrio sp. DNA contains the following:
- a CDS encoding Cof-type HAD-IIB family hydrolase: MIRRIFFFDIDNTLLDHRTLTIPASALEAIAGLKRSGHTVVVATGRSYGHARPFVEQVEPDYLITQNGARILHGDREVLSVPLHLPSLVSLFDWIAAQGIPYGSNLGDIGYISAADPCVVVPMDSVDMPYQTDDPAYLRQPTHQAWLFFDEARDAELFPAIRARYPEFELVRWHRTGVDIMPRSVNKWTGCQWVLKQTGFTAAQAVAFGDGLNDLQMLQGVGIGIAMDNGHPELKAVADRIAPALHLDGIAVMLEQLTRSSTLHPTTGD, from the coding sequence ATGATTCGACGCATCTTTTTCTTCGACATCGACAACACGCTGCTCGACCACCGCACCCTGACCATCCCGGCGTCGGCGCTTGAGGCCATCGCCGGACTCAAGCGCAGCGGCCATACCGTCGTCGTTGCCACCGGCCGCAGCTACGGCCACGCCCGGCCTTTCGTCGAGCAGGTCGAACCGGATTACCTGATCACCCAAAACGGCGCCCGCATTCTGCACGGCGACCGCGAAGTGCTGTCGGTGCCGCTGCACCTGCCCTCGCTCGTCTCGCTCTTCGACTGGATCGCCGCGCAGGGCATTCCCTACGGCTCCAACCTCGGCGACATCGGCTACATCAGCGCCGCCGATCCCTGCGTCGTCGTGCCGATGGACTCGGTCGACATGCCGTACCAGACCGACGACCCGGCCTACCTTCGACAGCCGACGCACCAGGCCTGGCTGTTTTTCGACGAAGCGCGCGACGCCGAGCTCTTTCCGGCAATCCGCGCACGCTATCCCGAATTCGAACTCGTCCGCTGGCACCGCACCGGCGTCGACATCATGCCGCGCAGCGTTAACAAATGGACCGGCTGCCAGTGGGTCCTCAAGCAAACCGGCTTCACCGCGGCGCAAGCGGTCGCCTTCGGCGATGGCCTCAACGACCTGCAGATGCTGCAGGGCGTCGGCATCGGCATCGCCATGGACAACGGACATCCCGAACTCAAGGCCGTCGCCGACCGCATCGCGCCGGCCCTGCACCTCGACGGCATCGCCGTCATGCTCGAGCAGCTGACACGCTCGTCCACCCTTCACCCTACCACCGGAGATTGA